A genomic region of Drosophila kikkawai strain 14028-0561.14 chromosome X, DkikHiC1v2, whole genome shotgun sequence contains the following coding sequences:
- the LPCAT gene encoding lysophosphatidylcholine acyltransferase: protein MTTSTIKPAGSEDVPPVGKGVVRDDLGMGMAGDVGVAAAAAASLTKRDSEEDTWASKGYNYINPFVHRIEIDSHIEVAKVYVLTVLLLPIRVVGCVLSLISAWMFACIGLYGMTLDDLKEKPLTGWRKQMQYMTARAMRMVYTSGSFHYVSMKGRAATPKEAPILVVAPHSSYVDSILVVASGPPSIVAKRETADIPLLGRIINYAQPIYVQREDPNSRQNTIRDIVARARSTDDWPQVVIFAEGTCTNRTALIKFKPGAFYPGVPVQPVLLKYPNKYDTFTWTWDGPGVLRLLWLTMTQFYNRCEIEYLPVYTPSPDEVADANLYANNVREVMAKALGVPTSDYSFEDVIVMSRARDMKIPFPGDIVEIERTIERLGLIESQRDAELCQSYHRLSNTDRLDIITFAELLQIDLKNPNLHKLFALLDHRRMGAVSLKSFLLCSLFCKYKNSELMTFLRALIHLYSESSQRIDRESFVRLMRHAGGKLNEQKAQALFYALDTDNLGYVSFEAFAEHTEKQKSSYKFLYHKSEHIRRSKAAN, encoded by the exons ATGACAACGTCGACAATTAAGCCTGCGGGCAGCGAAGATGTACCGCCCGTGGGAAAAGGGGTGGTGCGGGACGACCTGGGAATGGGCATGGCCGGCGATGTGGGAgtggccgccgccgctgccgccagTTTGACGAAGCGCGACTCCGAAGAGGATACGTGGGCCTCCAAAGGCTACAATTACATCAATCCGTTCGTCCATCGCATCGAAATCGACAGTCACATTGAGGTGGCCAAG GTCTATGTGCTGACAGTACTGCTGCTGCCCATTCGTGTGGTGGGCTGCGTCTTATCCCTGATTTCCGCCTGGATGTTTGCCTGCATCGGTCTCTATGGCATGACCCTGGATGATCTCAAGGAGAAACCCCTCACCGGCTGGCGGAa ACAAATGCAATATATGACGGCACGTGCCATGCGCATGGTGTATACCTCGGGATCGTTCCACTATGTGAGCATGAAGGGTAGAGCGGCAACGCCGAAAGAGGCACCCATACTGGTGGTGGCGCCGCACTCCTCCTACGTGGACTCCATCCTGGTCGTGGCCAGTGGCCCGCCCTCGATAGTGGCCAAGCGGGAGACGGCGGATATACCATTGCTGGGTCGCATCATCAACTATGCCCAGCCCATTTATGTGCAGCGTGAGGATCCCAATTCGCGGCAGAACACTATCCGGGACATTGTGGCCCGTGCTCGCTCCACAGATGATTGGCCGCAGGTGGTCATCTTTGCCGAAGGCACCTGCACCAATCGCACAGCTCTGATCAAGTTCAAGCCCGGCGCCTTCTATCCGGGAGTACCGGTACAGCCAGTGCTCTTAAAATATCCCAACAAATACGATACGTTTACTTGGACTTGGGACGGACCTGGAGT ATTGCGCCTTCTTTGGCTGACAATGACGCAGTTCTACAATCGATGCGAAATTGAATACTTGCCCGTGTATACGCCCTCGCCGGATGAAGTGGCCGATGCCAATCTGTATGCCAACAATGTGCGCGAGGTGATGGCCAA GGCTTTGGGCGTGCCCACATCGGACTATTCCTTTGAGGATGTGATCGTTATGAGTCGAGCCCGTGACATGAAGATCCCCTTCCCCGGCGACATTGTGGAGATTGAGCGGACCATCGAGAGGCTGGGGCTGATCGAGAGCCAGCGCGATGCCGAGCTGTGCCAGAGCTATCACCGGCTGTCCAATACGGACAGATTGGACATAATAACCTTTGCCGAGCTTCTCCAGATTGATCTCAAAAATCCCAATCTGCACAAGCTCTTTGCCCTGCTCGATCAC CGCCGCATGGGTGCGGTGAGCCTGAAGAGCTTCCTGCTCTGCTCCCTCTTCTGCAAATACAAGAACTCCGAACTAATGACCTTCCTCCGAGCACTGATCCAt CTGTATAGCGAATCTAGCCAACGGATTGACCGGGAGAGCTTTGTGCGATTGATGAGGCACGCTGGCGGCAAGCTGAATGAACAAAAGGCTCAGGCGCTCTTCTATGCCCTGGACACGGACAACCTGGGCTATGTGTCCTTTG aGGCCTTTGCGGAGCACACGGAGAAGCAAAAGTCAAGCTACAAATTCCTGTACCACAAGTCGGAGCACATAAGGCGGTCCAAGGCAGCCAACTGA